A portion of the Megalobrama amblycephala isolate DHTTF-2021 linkage group LG23, ASM1881202v1, whole genome shotgun sequence genome contains these proteins:
- the sparc gene encoding SPARC isoform X2 — protein MRVWIFFLFCLAGKTLAAPTEEEPVVEEELEVGVNPVQVETGEFDEAIEVVEDVIAEIFPTDPCLNHHCKKGKVCEVDESNQPMCVCQDPLTCPAPVGDFEHVCGTDNKTYESPCHFFATKCALEGTKKGHKLHLDYIGPCKYIAPCLENELNEFPLRMRDWLKNVLVTLYERDEDNNLLTEKQKLRVKKIYENEKRLQAGDHSLDLLALDFEKNYNMYIFPVHWQFGQLDQHPVDGFLSHTELAPLRAPLIPMEHCTTSFFEQCDADQDKYIALEEWANCFGIKEQDIDKDLVI, from the exons ATGAGGGTTTGGATCTTCTTCCTGTTCTGCCTCGCTGGCAAGACTCTGGCTGCTCCA accGAAGAGGAGCCAGTTGTTGAAGAG GAGCTGGAAGTGGGAGTCAACCCAGTCCAGGTGGAGACCGGAGAGTTTGATGAGGCCATTGAAGTTGTGGAGGATGTTATTGCTGAGA TTTTCCCTACAGATCCCTGCCTAAACCATCACTGCAAGAAAGGCAAGGTGTGTGAGGTTGATGAAAGCAACCAGCCCATGTGTGTGTGCCAGGACCCCTTGACCTGCCCCGCCCCAGTTGGAGATTTCGAGCAT GTGTGTGGCACTGACAACAAGACCTACGAGTCCCCCTGCCACTTCTTTGCCACCAAATGCGCTCTGGAGGGCACAAAGAAGGGCCACAAGCTGCACCTGGACTACATCGGACCCTGCAAAT ACATCGCCCCCTGCTTGGAAAACGAGCTGAATGAGTTTCCCCTGCGCATGAGGGACTGGCTGAAGAACGTGCTGGTGACCCTGTACGAGCGCGATGAAGACAATAACCTGCTCACCGAGAAGCAGAAACTCAGA GTGAAGAAGATTTACGAGAACGAGAAGAGGCTGCAGGCCGGTGATCACTCTCTGGACCTTCTGGCCCTGGACTTTGAAAAGAACTACAACATGTACATCTTCCCCGTCCACTGGCAGTTTGGCCAGCTTGACCAGCACCCTGTTGACGG GTTCCTGTCTCACACCGAGCTGGCCCCTCTGCGCGCTCCTCTCATCCCAATGGAGCACTGCACCACCAGCTTCTTCGAGCAGTGCGATGCTGACCAAGACAAGTACATCGCTCTCGAGGAGTGGGCCAACTGCTTTGGAATCAAAGAGC AGGACATCGACAAGGACCTTGTCATCTAA
- the sparc gene encoding SPARC isoform X1: MRVWIFFLFCLAGKTLAAPTEEEPVVEEELEVGVNPVQVETGEFDEAIEVVEDVIAENPCLNHHCKKGKVCEVDESNQPMCVCQDPLTCPAPVGDFEHVCGTDNKTYESPCHFFATKCALEGTKKGHKLHLDYIGPCKYIAPCLENELNEFPLRMRDWLKNVLVTLYERDEDNNLLTEKQKLRVKKIYENEKRLQAGDHSLDLLALDFEKNYNMYIFPVHWQFGQLDQHPVDGFLSHTELAPLRAPLIPMEHCTTSFFEQCDADQDKYIALEEWANCFGIKEQDIDKDLVI, from the exons ATGAGGGTTTGGATCTTCTTCCTGTTCTGCCTCGCTGGCAAGACTCTGGCTGCTCCA accGAAGAGGAGCCAGTTGTTGAAGAG GAGCTGGAAGTGGGAGTCAACCCAGTCCAGGTGGAGACCGGAGAGTTTGATGAGGCCATTGAAGTTGTGGAGGATGTTATTGCTGAGA ATCCCTGCCTAAACCATCACTGCAAGAAAGGCAAGGTGTGTGAGGTTGATGAAAGCAACCAGCCCATGTGTGTGTGCCAGGACCCCTTGACCTGCCCCGCCCCAGTTGGAGATTTCGAGCAT GTGTGTGGCACTGACAACAAGACCTACGAGTCCCCCTGCCACTTCTTTGCCACCAAATGCGCTCTGGAGGGCACAAAGAAGGGCCACAAGCTGCACCTGGACTACATCGGACCCTGCAAAT ACATCGCCCCCTGCTTGGAAAACGAGCTGAATGAGTTTCCCCTGCGCATGAGGGACTGGCTGAAGAACGTGCTGGTGACCCTGTACGAGCGCGATGAAGACAATAACCTGCTCACCGAGAAGCAGAAACTCAGA GTGAAGAAGATTTACGAGAACGAGAAGAGGCTGCAGGCCGGTGATCACTCTCTGGACCTTCTGGCCCTGGACTTTGAAAAGAACTACAACATGTACATCTTCCCCGTCCACTGGCAGTTTGGCCAGCTTGACCAGCACCCTGTTGACGG GTTCCTGTCTCACACCGAGCTGGCCCCTCTGCGCGCTCCTCTCATCCCAATGGAGCACTGCACCACCAGCTTCTTCGAGCAGTGCGATGCTGACCAAGACAAGTACATCGCTCTCGAGGAGTGGGCCAACTGCTTTGGAATCAAAGAGC AGGACATCGACAAGGACCTTGTCATCTAA